GAAAATCCACCAGCGTCTTGAGCAACTGGTCCAGATTCATCGGCACGGTGTTCAGGAAGATGTTGCCGGAGCGGTCCACCGTAATGTAGTTGGCCTTGGAGGGCGCCTCCTTGGGGCGGCCCGCCGCGGTGGGCAGCGAGATGTTGATGTCATTAACCGGCGGCGCGGTGGTGATGATGAAGATGACCAGCAACACAAACGCCAGGTCCAGCAGCGGCGTGATGTTCAGCTCGCTTAACGTGTGGTGCTTGTTTTGCGAATACTTTTTCATGGCTCTTCCACAGCTTGGGGCGCGGCCACCGCCGCCGGTTACACCGAATGCGTCGTCAACGTCTCCCGGGCGTTCTCGCCCTCGCCCTCCCGCAACTTGAGTTTGCTCAGGGCATCGGCGATTTCCTCCGACACCGGCCGGGTGTCCACATACGAGTGCTCGATCGCCGTGGCGTATTCGGTCACATAATTATCCAGCTCCTGGGTGATGGCGCGGATGGTGGTGACCATGTAGTTGTAGGCAAACATGGCCGGAATGGCCACAAACAGGCCCACCACCGTGGCAATCAGCGCGCCCGCCACGCCGGGGGCCATCGCAATCAGGCTGGCCGCCTGCACCTTGGCAATGCCGGAAAACGTCTCCATCACCCCCCACACCGTGCCCAGCAGCCCGATGAACGGCCCGCCCGCCACCGCCGTGCTCAATATGATCATGCCCTTCTCCAGCGACAACGCCTGCGCGCTCACCGCCCGCTCCAGCGCCACCTTCACCGACTCGAAACTGGCCTGGCTGATCTTGGTGCGGCCCTTCACATTCACCGGGTTGTTCTTCAGGTGGTAGTCCAGTTCCTCCGCCCCCGTGAAATACACCTCGAATGCCGGCGAGCCGGTGTAGTCCTCCTGCTTCCGGTACAGGTCCAGCGGATCGCGCGTCGCCCGGTAGGCGCTGAAAAAGCGCTTGGTCCATTTGCGCGCCAGATAAAGCTGCCGGGCCTTGCGTATGATCACCGTCCAGCTAAACAGCGAGACAATGACCAGCATTGTAATCGTCACCTTCCCTTCCGTGGTCGCCTTCTCGAAGGCAAACTGCAGCGCGTTGGCCAGCAGCGGGGTGGTCATCAAATCAACCATAAATGGTCCGTAGTTCGTTGCGTGTTCGTGTCGTCCATGGCGGGCCGTGCAGGCATCGCTGCCCCGGGCCGCACGGTGTTATTCTTGAACCAGCCTGTGACAGCGCAACGGCAGCCAAGTTACAATTTCGCAAGTTTCCTCGCCCCTTTCCGCCTCACCCCCCAGCGCACCTTCCGGCCCGCCCCCGCCCGACTTTTGCCATGAACCAATGGTTTTGTGACAACCGGATGACCCCCCCGTGGCCATGCCGTTACGGAACCGCAAAATCTTGGTGAACCGCCGTTTATTTTTTGACACCCCCAGCCCCGCGTGGCAGTAGGGACTTGATGCAAAAATTGTTATTTTTGTTGAGCGCCGCCGCCGTCACCCTGACCGGCTGTGCCGTGTTTAAGGATAAATCCCGGGCGTGGAATGACCCCTTTGAACAGGTCAAGGTCGCCCAAATGGTGGGCAACAACGTCTCTCGCGCCCCCTTGCAGCGCACCATCCTGTGCCTCAACGCCCGCCGCGAAACCCGCATCATCACCGGCGAAACCAACGTCGTGGTCACTTACTACACCAACCAGGTCGTCACCTATCAGACCAATTACTCCATTAACAGCGTCACCAACCTGCAGGCCAACCTGTCCACCAACCAACTGGCCCCCGTGGCCCCGCCGCTGCCCGTGGACACCAACGACCCCACCGCGGTGGTCGTGCAGGCGCCGCCCCCGCAGGGCCTGAGCACCAACACCTCCCTCACCCGCACCGCCGATCAATACCTCACCATCAACACCGGCAAGGACCAAAGCGTCACCACCCTCAACCTCCAGTCCAGCCTCACGCAAAACCACCAGCTCACCGCCACCTTCGGCAACCAGGCCGTCACCGTGGCCACCAACCAGACCATCCGCACTGAAACCATCATCACCATCACCGCCCTCACCAACTATCTCGTCACCGCCAAAACCAACGTCATCGTCTCCCCCGTAACCCGCGTCATTCACGATCATTATCTCTTCACCGAGCTGACGCCGCCGCCCGATTTCACCCTCGCTCCGGGCGAAAATCTCATCCTGGTGCTCGACGGCCAGCGCCACGGCTTCGCCCCCACCAACAGCCCCGCCTTCCAGGGCCGCCGCGAATTTGTCTCCACCCTGTACAAGGTCAGCCCGGAGGTCCTCGTCCAACTGGCCAACGCCCGCGAAGCCAAATTGCGCCTGCGCGGCGTCAATTACGCCATCGAGCGCTCCATCAGCCGGAGCTGCCAGCAGAAATTCCGGGAATTCCTCGTCCGCTATTACCCCGGATCGGCCACGCTGGAGGACCTCAAATCCCTGGCCAAGGAAACCCCCTCCGCCCCCTCCCAACCCTGAGCTGTTTTTTGCTTATGCACGCCCAACCCAAAAACCACACTCTGATGCAACAAGTCATCCTGCTCACCCTGACCGCCGCCGCCTGCTGCTGGCTGACCGGCTGCAAGCAGGAAACCGCCCCCTCGGACAACAGCGCCCTCGAGGCCGCCCGCAAGGACGCCGCCGCCGTCTCCAACCAGTTGACCGAGGTCAGCATGAAGCTCAATCACTTTGAGCAGATGGTCAAAGTGCTCGAGCTGGAGGTCACCAATCTCACGCACACCGTGCATCAGCATTCCAACAAGGTGGTGGAATTGCGCGCCCACCTTGCCGAGCAGCAGCGCCAGCTCATCGCCGCCCAGACCGAGGTCCCCAAACGTGATCTGCGCATCCTGGAACTCGAAAACAAACTCCAGGAACAGGCCGCCCAGATGCTCCGCCTCCAGGCCCAGGCCGGCGAAGGCTCCAGCCGCGTGCCCCCCCTGGAAAAACAGGTGGCCGCCCTCACCGAGCAAAAGCAACACCTCGAAGCCGACCTCGCCCGCCTGAAACAGGAGCGCGAAGAGCTCCTGCGGCTGTGGGACGATCCCAAGGCACTGGAAGCCCGCCTCAACCTCGTGGACCCCAAACGCCTCAAGAAAATGACTTCGCGGCTGGATAAATCCTCACGCCTGAGCCTCACCCCGCAAGGCGGCGTGCAATGGGCCCCGGCTTCGGCCACCCCGCCGGCCAAACCCCGCGAGGCCAGGCCCCAGGCACCGGCCCGCCCGCCCAAGCAGAAGTCTTGAACGTCTTGCGTTGAAAAAACCGTGGCGCCAGAGGCGCCCCGGTCACCGGGCTTCGGTTTCCCGCCGAAGCCCTTTTCGTTTTCCCCCGCCGTTTATTCCCGGCCGGTCTTGCTCGCGATGGCCTTTTCCTTGCCGAGCAACTGAATGAGATCCACCAAAATGCGCCGGGCCTCATTCAAATGCGGATCCACCGCCGGCACCGGCTCGTCCTTCTCGGCCTCGGCGTCATCCTCGCCCGCCTCCACCGTGGCGCTGGCCGGCGGTTTGTTGGACGCCGTGGCCAGCAGGTTGGTCAGCGCCACCGGCGGCGGCAGCCCCGGCTGCTCCGCCAGTTTCAGGGTCAGCTCATACACTTTGTAATCCGGCGCCGGCCGCGCCCGCAGCTCCTTCTTCCGCGCCGCCGTGCGCGCCTCCTGGTCCGCCCGCTCCTTGCGCCGCTCCGCTTCGTTGAGCGACACCGTCTTGTCCTGCTTGAGCTTGAGATACCGCTCGGCCTCCTGCCGGATCCATTGAAAGTCCGGGTCCCGCGCCGTGCGCTCCTCGCTCCGCCGCCGCAGCTCGGCCAGATGCGGCGTCACCACGTTCAACGGCTCAAACTTGGCCGGCGGAATCGTGTCCCACGACATCGCGCCCGGGATGGAGGCCTCGCCCACCTCGGCATGATTGTTGACCGACGGCAGGATGATGTCGGGTATGATGCCCTTGAGCTGCGTGGACGAGCCGCTGGCCCGATAAAACTTGCGGATGGTGAACTTGAGCGCCCCCAGCGAATTGGTGGTGCGCGCAAACCGGTTCAGCTCCTGCACCGTCTGCACCGTCCCCTTGCCGTGGGTGGAGGAATCCCCCACCACCACCGCCCGCCCGTAATCCTGCAGGGCGCCGGCAAAAATCTCCGAGGCCGACGCGCTGAAACGGCTGGTCAACACCACCAGCGGGCCGTCGTAGGCCACAGCCGGATCCGTGTCCTTGTCCACCGTGATGGTGCCATCGGGGTCCTTCACCTGCACCACCGGGCCTTCCTTGATGAACAAGCCCGTCAGATTGATGGCCTCCTCCAGGGAGCCGCCGCCGTTGCGGCGCAAATCCATGATCACCCCCGCCACCTTTTCCTGCGTCAATTTCTTCAACAACTTCGCCACATCCGAAGTCGTGCTCTTGTGCCCGGCGGAGCGATCCGTCATGTCCGCATAAAAGGACGGCAGATCAATCACCCCCACCCGCACCGACGGCTGCCCGTTGGCCGCCGGCAGCTCAAAAATCTTCGCCTTGGCCTCGGCGTCCTCCAGCTTGATCTCCTTGCGCACCAGCACCACCTCTTTTTGCGCCGAGCTGTCCGTGGCGTTGGCCGGCAGAATCATCAGCCGCACCACCGTATCCTTCGGCCCCCGAATCATCTCCACCACCTTGTTCAGCTTCATGTCCACCACATCCACAAAATCATTGGTGCCCTGCGCCACCATCACAATCCGGTCCTTCGGCTTGATCTGGCCCGAGCGCTCCGCCGGCCCCCCGGGGCTGAGCGACTGGATGGTGCAATACCCGTCCTCCATGCTCAGCACCGCCCCAATGCCAAACAACGCCAGCTTCATGTTGATGTTGAAGTTCTCCAGCGTCGCCTTGCTCATGTATTCCGAATGCGGATCATACACGTGCGCCAGCGCCGACAGATAAATCTGCAACACCTCCTGCGTGTCCAGCTCGCTCAACGTCCGCACCTGCCGCGCATACCGCCGCAAAATGGTCTTCTGGATTTCCTCCGGCGATTTCTTCGCCAGTTTCTCGTTCAAATACTCCCACCGCAGCCGCGTCCGCCACAACGCCTGCGCTTCCTTCAAGTCCTGCGGACGCTCCGCCTCCCGCCGGTTCGGGTTGAACCGCTCGTCCGTGTCAAAGACAAACTTCTCCGTGGCCAGCAGGTTGGTCACATACAACGCCTGCTGCACCACCCGGTCCAGAAACCGCGCATAGATGATCTCCGCCGGCATCGAGTCCCCCAACACCTTCGTCAAATGATGCAGCGTCCGGCGATACTTGGAAAACTCCTCCACGTCCGATTGCAAAAACAACATCCGCTGCGGATCCAGCGCGTCCAGGTACCGGTCCAAAAACCTGCCGGCCAGCTCCTGGTCAAACGGTTTCTGGGCGTAGTGCATCCGCTCCAACAACGTGGCGGTCAGCCGGCAAATCAACCGGTCATCCGGCCCCGGCAGCCGCGGCACGTGATTCGTCTCGGCCTGCCCCAGAACCGACAGATCATCCGCGGCCCGCAGCGGACACACCACCCACATCAGGCACAACGCCAGTAACAAACGTTTCATGCTTCTATTCTCGGCGGCCTGTCCCCACAACAGGACAGACGGCGCGCTCTAATCTACACGCTTTTTAACACGGTTGCCAAAGGTTTGTCTTGCCCAAAATACCCACCCTCCCCTGCCGGGGAAAGCGCCCGCCACCCGGGCCACATGGGTCGCCGCCTGATGCGCAATCTGCGTCGCCGGCGTGAAATCCAGCCCGCTGCGACCCAGCCGATCGAGCTTCTGCCGGTTCAGCAACTGCAGGAACAAAGGATTGCCCTGCCGCACCAGCCAGGCATCCCCCACCGCCCCGCAACCTCGACGGATGCCCGTCGTGAGCGGACCCGGCACACACGCTGGAATATCCACCTGGTTTTGTCCCCGCGCGCTGCTCCCCCACACTGCTCCTGTCAGGCCGGCCATGACCGCACAATCGCAAGGCTTGAAATCAAAACCATGACTTATGTACGGGTTAAGATGGGTAAAATCCGCACAACTGCTCTCCCCATCAAACCCCTTCCCCCCACAACCCTTGCACCGCCCCAAGGCGGCCTCTGCGACGAAGCCAATCGCGCAAGAGTTTCTCGCCGCACCCTT
This genomic window from Verrucomicrobiia bacterium contains:
- a CDS encoding biopolymer transporter ExbD; this encodes MKKYSQNKHHTLSELNITPLLDLAFVLLVIFIITTAPPVNDINISLPTAAGRPKEAPSKANYITVDRSGNIFLNTVPMNLDQLLKTLVDFRKVDPDLNVVVRGDSRINYQKIIDVLDVLVSAKIEKVGLATETYGQQ
- a CDS encoding MotA/TolQ/ExbB proton channel family protein translates to MVDLMTTPLLANALQFAFEKATTEGKVTITMLVIVSLFSWTVIIRKARQLYLARKWTKRFFSAYRATRDPLDLYRKQEDYTGSPAFEVYFTGAEELDYHLKNNPVNVKGRTKISQASFESVKVALERAVSAQALSLEKGMIILSTAVAGGPFIGLLGTVWGVMETFSGIAKVQAASLIAMAPGVAGALIATVVGLFVAIPAMFAYNYMVTTIRAITQELDNYVTEYATAIEHSYVDTRPVSEEIADALSKLKLREGEGENARETLTTHSV
- a CDS encoding carboxy terminal-processing peptidase, whose product is MKRLLLALCLMWVVCPLRAADDLSVLGQAETNHVPRLPGPDDRLICRLTATLLERMHYAQKPFDQELAGRFLDRYLDALDPQRMLFLQSDVEEFSKYRRTLHHLTKVLGDSMPAEIIYARFLDRVVQQALYVTNLLATEKFVFDTDERFNPNRREAERPQDLKEAQALWRTRLRWEYLNEKLAKKSPEEIQKTILRRYARQVRTLSELDTQEVLQIYLSALAHVYDPHSEYMSKATLENFNINMKLALFGIGAVLSMEDGYCTIQSLSPGGPAERSGQIKPKDRIVMVAQGTNDFVDVVDMKLNKVVEMIRGPKDTVVRLMILPANATDSSAQKEVVLVRKEIKLEDAEAKAKIFELPAANGQPSVRVGVIDLPSFYADMTDRSAGHKSTTSDVAKLLKKLTQEKVAGVIMDLRRNGGGSLEEAINLTGLFIKEGPVVQVKDPDGTITVDKDTDPAVAYDGPLVVLTSRFSASASEIFAGALQDYGRAVVVGDSSTHGKGTVQTVQELNRFARTTNSLGALKFTIRKFYRASGSSTQLKGIIPDIILPSVNNHAEVGEASIPGAMSWDTIPPAKFEPLNVVTPHLAELRRRSEERTARDPDFQWIRQEAERYLKLKQDKTVSLNEAERRKERADQEARTAARKKELRARPAPDYKVYELTLKLAEQPGLPPPVALTNLLATASNKPPASATVEAGEDDAEAEKDEPVPAVDPHLNEARRILVDLIQLLGKEKAIASKTGRE